The nucleotide window TAGTCAGCTCCCGCATCCACCTTTTCTTTTAATCTTTTAAGGTCAGTCTTTAGAGATGGGGCTTCAATATGTTTTTCGGGATAACCGGCAACACCAATACAAAAATTAGGCTTTGTGTCCACCTCCATCACCTCATGCAAAAATTTTCCAGTATTGAGGTTTTTTATTTGTTCCACTAGATCGCTAGCGTACGAATGCCCACCTTTAGTGGGTTGGAAATATTTTTGATGAGACATGGCATCCCCTCTTAGGGCCATAACATTATCTAATCCTAAATAATGACAATCCACTAAAAGATATTCCGTTTCTTCTTTTGTAAACCCTCCACAAAGCACATGTGGAACCGTATCCACATCATATTTATGCTTAATAGCTGCACAAATACCAACTGTACCTGGACGCATACGGGTAATTTTACGATCTAAAAGTCCATCTTTCTCAATATACACATACTCCTCTCGAGAAGTTGTAACATCAATAAAAGGCGGCTTAAACTCCATTAGTGGATCTATGTTATCATATAATTCCTGAATATTCTTACCCTTTTTTGGCGGGATAATTTCGAAGGAAAACAAGGTTTTCCCTTTGGATTTTTTTATGTGATCAGTAACCTTCATTATATGTCCTTAGCAGTATATCTTTAAAATTTTATTGTTTTATTTATCGGCCAAATTAGGGTTTAGCCATTTTTTTGCTTCTTCAATTGAAATTGCCCTCCGATTGGCATAATCCTGTAATTGATCCTCGGTAATTTTCCCTAAACCAAAATATTTACTTTCAGGATTCCCAAAATAATAACCACTCACACTAGCAGCAGGCCACATGGCCAAACTTTCGGTAAGTTCTACTCCTATTGATTCCTCCACCTTTAGCAAATCCCAAATAGTTTTCTTTTCTAAATGGTCTGGGCAAGCAGGATAACCAGGTGCAGGTCTTATACCTTGGTAATTTTCTTTAATAAGTGCGTTATTGTCTAGATTTTCTCCGGCAGCATAACCCCAAAAATCTTTACGAACCTTTTCGTGCAAATATTCCGCAAATGCTTCTGCCAAACGATCTGCAATAGCTTTTATCATTATAGAATTATAATCGTCGTGCTTGGCTTCAAAATCTTTGGCTAATTGCTCAGTACCGAATCCGGAACTTACACAAAAAGCCCCCATATAATCTTGTTTTCCTGAAGATTTTGGAGCAATAAAATCTGCCAAAGCAAAATTCGGCACTCCTTCACGTTTTTTTAATTGTTGACGAAGGGTTAAAAATGTTGTACCATCTCCTAAAACTATATCATCATGGTTCTCAGCTGTATTAGCCAGGTACAAACCGAAAACCGCCT belongs to Aegicerativicinus sediminis and includes:
- the metF gene encoding methylenetetrahydrofolate reductase [NAD(P)H]; protein product: MKVTDHIKKSKGKTLFSFEIIPPKKGKNIQELYDNIDPLMEFKPPFIDVTTSREEYVYIEKDGLLDRKITRMRPGTVGICAAIKHKYDVDTVPHVLCGGFTKEETEYLLVDCHYLGLDNVMALRGDAMSHQKYFQPTKGGHSYASDLVEQIKNLNTGKFLHEVMEVDTKPNFCIGVAGYPEKHIEAPSLKTDLKRLKEKVDAGADYIVTQMFFNNADYFAFVDKVKEIGIDVPIIPGIKPIATKQHLQLLPQVFKIDLPEELISEVEKCKNNAEVRQVGVEWCIEQSKELLKAGAPVLHYYSMGKSDNIKKIAEAIF